The window GGTCCGCTGGTAACAGGTATTGTTGTTATGGCGGCAGGGTATGTCTATGGTTTTTTTGTCAGTTTCTTACTGTGCATTGCAGTCGCGATCGTTTTTGCCATATCAGTCCGGAACAATTCGGAATAAAAAATGATTACCGTGTGAACGTTGTTAAAAACTCAGCCTTTGCGATTGTATGCCCTTGTAATGCCATGTCGATCGATTCACGGTCAGCAGTCGGCTGGGTGATATCAATATCGACAGCATACAGCCTGAATATGTACCTGTGTGTTGTCCCGATGGGCGGGCAGGGTGGATAATATCCTCTCGACCCGGCACTGGTGTCCCCTTGCTGTGCTCCGTTTTCAAGCACCTTCCGGGCGGTCTGGCCGCCGGGTATAGTGTTGGAACCAACGGGAATATTGTAGACAAGCCAATGGGTAAATGTCCCGGAGGATGCATCGGGATCTTCAAGAATCAGCACAAGACTTTTCGTGCCGACAGGAACGCCCACCCATGAAACGGCAGGAGATTCACTTGCACCTTTGCAGCTATAGACTTCCGGGAGAGCCGAACCCGAAACAAGTGAATCGACCGTGAGCGTAAAAGCATCTGAAGGTGCAGAGGAGGGGGTCTGTGGGTATCCGGGTTGTCCCGGGGTTGGGGAGTCTGGGACTGATGACGACTGCACGTTTGTGGTACACCCACTGGATATGAGAAGAACAATAAGAATTACTGCCGGGAGCATGGACCTGCGATTATCCATAACCTGACAGGAACATGCAGGATAATAAGCATTCCGACGAACCATCTCATGACGATAATACGAATCATCCTGCACGAGCAGCCACTTATTTACCCTTAAGATATCAATAATTCGTACGATATACGGTCAAGCTCACGACCGGTTTGTATGTGGCGACACTATGAAAATGCAGAGTACTCCCCAGATACCCCAGATTTCGGGCCCCATCCCTTTGAGTTTCTGTATTATTCTTAGCAAGGATGGCCGGATTGACCGGTTGGTGGACCGACCTCTTGAAGAATATCTTACCGCAATCCGTGATGCCAGCATCGCATGGATAGATTGCAGCACCAGCGATGATGAGAAAGAGATCGAGCAGATCGCACTGGATGCCGGATTCTCCAAGATCCCGATTCCGAAACTGACTACGGGTTTTTACTCTGCATACGAAGATTACGATACCGAACTGGGCATTATGCTCCCTTCCGCAACGGTTAAGGCAGAGAAGATGTCCGTTCACCCGCTCTTTGTCCTTATCCGCGACAATTTCATCTTAACCTTCCACAGCCAGGAGATCAACCGGCTCCTGAGATTTTCCCGGTATGCTCCGCAGTTCTTCAAAAAGATTGCAGAAGAGCCGGTTGTGGACAAAATAACCATGGTTCTCGAACGTATCATCGATGAGAACAATGACCGGAACTTCGAGTATCTCCGCGAGATCGAGATGCATGGTGACCAGATCAGCAAATCCCTGATTGAGGAGAATTTAGCCAAGAGAAAGATCGCCCATGACATTTACCGGATGAAACACGTGCTGATCGATTACTTAAACGTGCTCTGGGCGACAAAAGACGTGGTCGATTCCCTGCGCTACGGGGATGCGGACCTGATCACTAACAATGAAAAACTCTTAGGCAGGATTGGAATCCTGTCGGATAACATTGACCGGCATATCGAGCTCTCGGAACAGATGTCGAACGTACTCTCTTCAGGGCTTGAAGTGATGCAGAGCATCTACAACAATCAGCTCCAGAGCATGAACAACCGGTTCGCTCTCGTTACTGCGTACCTCACGGTGCTCGGTACGGCATTCCTGGTCCCGAACACGATCGCCACTATCGCAGGGAGCGGGATCATGGAGGGGACGATGGCAGCACAATGGTGGTACTTGCCGCTCCTTATCCTCTCCACGGTGATCGCGACTGCAGTTTCTTTGCTCTGGGTGCTCCACGTCTGGGGGATGAAAGCGGACGACTGATAAGCGGGATTTCTGCCGGTTTGGTTACTGCCCCTTTTTTGATTTTTCTGAGTTCGGGTTCGAACCAGAGTCCGATACACTGTTTTACCACGCCAAAACCTGCATCGCTGTCGAGGAATATGGCACCGATCAGGGCTTCTAAGGTATCGGCAAGGATCGTCTCTTCTCCAAGCCGCATCAGTTCTTTCTCGCCACGCCCCAGGCGGATGAACCGTTTGATCTTTAACCGTTTGCCAACTTTTGCAAGGGTCTCGTTCTTCTCAACCAGTTCCTTGTTTACCGTGATCTCTCCTTTGGTCTCAAGGCCTTTTTCCATGAGATAGAGAATCAGCCCTGTCTTGAGTACGGCATCTCCGAGCGTACTGTAGGCTTCCTGATCCATGCACCGCTTGTTCTGCTGGAGCAGTTCATTGGCACACGCAGGATGCGTAAGTGCCCGAATCAGATGTTGCGGTTCAAAGAAATGATAGCCGAGAATCTGTTCGATCTCTGCACGGTCATCTGCGTCCATGTCTATGTAGTGTTCACGAGAGTATCTGATAAAACAGTTGGCATGGACCTACAAACGGGAGTTGAGAGATTTCAGGAAATATGTCCACCGAACAGGCATTAAACGAGAAATTGACGACAGAACTCGCTAATCTTCTGATGATAAATGGCCAGAACGGGTGCATATTCACCCTATTTGGGGTGGACCAATGTTATTAAATATACTAATAGTAATATTCTAAAAAAAGAGGTGTGTAACAATGAAAACAGACGATGCAAAGAAGATCATATCTATGGCAATCGACCGGGAAGTTGAAGCGTACACGTTTTACCGTGGCATTGCAGACAAGGTAAAGGACTCAGCTTTAAAGTCACTGTTTACCGAGCTTGCCGGAGATGAGAAAAAACACCGCGAGTTCCTGCAGGGAATGCTCACAAAAGATATTGCAAAGATGCACTTTGATCCAAGTCATGATTACAAAGTAGGAGATTCTCTCGCGACACCAGCCCTGAGTGTTGATATGAAACCTCTTGAGGGTCTTGTTATCGCGATCAAAAAAGAACTTGAAGCAGTGCAAATGTATACGCAACTTGCCAACCTGTCAAAGGACATTGAGACGCAGCTGCTATTTTCCCAGTTGGCGAACATGGAACGCGGCCACAAGGCCCGGCTCGAGGACGTCTATACCAACATGGCGTTCCCCGAAGTGTGGTAAGTGAAAAAACGAAAAACGTGGATGCTCAAAACGCATCCCATCTTTTTTTCCTTTACTGTTTTAGTACTCTGGTTCAATATTTATTCCTGCATCAGGGCATTCCTGCGACGTGCAGGAAAAACGGATTATTTACCAAACCATGTGTTCTGCAAGAATGTTGATACCGATCAGGATGAGGATAATGCCTCCGATAATCTCCATTTTTTTGCCAAGAATATCTTCGAGCCGCTCACCAAGCATCACACCGGCAAACGAGATTGCAAAACAGACAAAACCCATGATAATGGCAGGAATGAGTACTGCGGTCTGGAGCACCCCGAAACTTACTCCCACAGCTAGGGCATCGATGCTGGTTGCAAGGGATAAAACGATCACCGGGACCAGCTGGACAACCTCAATATGGGCCTCCTCTTCGCCCCCTCGTACACCCTCCAAAATCATCTTCCCGCCAACGATGGCAAGCAGGATAAATGCAATCCAGTGATCATACGCCGAGATATACCCGATGACAGATGATCCTGCCATCCAGCCAATGACGGTCATCCCTCCCTGGAACACACCAAAAAAGACCGCGATGATTACGGCAGCGTAAATCAGTCGGGTTTTTGTGGTCGTGCCAATGGCAAGCGATACGGCAAAACAATCCATGGAGAGGCCAATGCCGATCACAACAGGTGTCAGGAAATCCATATGTCGCAGTAATCTGGGTGGGGAAGTCTGATAAGATCACGTTTTGGTTGTCTTTCTTATGACCAGCCGGGGATCACTGCGGGCAATCTCAAGTGCTGAAAGGGCACTTTTCTCCTTATCCTTGATCTCGAGCATGATATCGAAATCTGCCAGCATCGTTTCATGGAGAAACTGCCGGAACTCCTCGGGCACAATATGCTCGGCATGTGCCCCCACCCGTTTTCCCGGTTCCTGCGAGCTGTAATCAACCATTGGTATGCCATCATGTGTTTTCCAGGTTGCTTTAAGGGATCTGAGCAGGTCAGAGAAACGCTCCCCGTTGTTATGAAGTGCATGATGAAACGAATCCGCGATAACAGGGATGCCGGTCCGCTCGTGCAGGGCAAGGCAATCGCGGATCGTGTACAGCCGCTCATCATTCTCGATCACGAGCCGGTTCTTAATGACCGGATCGAGCAGTTCGTACTGGTCGGCAAACCGGTCCATACTGAGCAATTTGTCGCCATACACACCCCCGACGTGGATCTGGACTTTTGCAGCCCCGTCAAGGCCCATCAGGTCGAGCACCTGCACCTGGTACACCAGATCGGCAATACTCCTTTGCAACACTCCCTTGTCGAGGGCATTCAGCAGCACAAACTGATCGGGATGCATGGATATCCGGAACCTGTTTTCACGGATGTATTCACCTATACGCTGGAAATCACCTGCAAAGTGTTCATGCCAGGGGAACTTACAGATCGAGTGCGAGGCAAATGGCACGAGATCGGACGTGATCCGGAAAAATAGCATTCCGTGCATGACATTGTATGCGAGAATCCGGGACAGGCAAGCAAGGTTTTTACTTACCGTTTCTTTCAGCCGTTCTTCTGAATAGGATGCCAGCCGGAAAGTATTCGATGCAGTGCAGCCGATCGAGCGGTTTATGCAGGGATAGCCAATGCGCATGAAAACACCTACGTCAGAATCTAAATAACGATACAACCTCAGAAACACTGTCGCGTCGCAGCCTAAACCCGGGATCGATAGGAATCCAGTCGTTCTTGTTCATCTTACTGTAGATCATCAGGAATATTCCGACATTTTATTCATGCACCAGTTTTTTCCCAGCACTCCACGCTTTACCGGCACAATCGCCAACGGTCCAGTAACGGTTGTCCGGCATGGTAAGCAGAAGCGGGTTTAACTTCTTTATATCCGGTTTACTATCAGTGAGATACTTCTCTTCTGTGTATGAGGCAATAATTTCTCCAATGTAAAAATTATTGGTGGGATTTTCCACCGTAGTCTGCAAACGGCATTCCAGGGAGAGCGGACATTCGGCTATCATAGGAGCGGTTTTCAACTCACCGTAATACACGTCAAAGAGTGCTGCCTTGTCTGTATTCCTTCCCGAAACCAGCCCGCAATAATCCGTCTTCTCCATCATTTCTGCCGATGGGAAATTGATGCTAAACGTTTTGTTCTCCTCAATGCCCCGGATTGAATGATGGTGGCGCCCGACACCGCAGCCAACCGTAGGAGGGTCTGCATTGACGCGTGTGATCCACCCTAGCGCCATAAAATCGGGTTTTTTGTCCACCAGTGTGCCAAGTAAGGTAACCGACATGGGATACACAAAGACATTCCTGCCTGCTGAAATTTTTCCCATAGATCCATTCACCTGCTCTGCTATGGGATAAGCAATATAAAAAGAGTTGGGTAAAAAAATCTACCGGGATTGTCAGGAGGTTTTGTAAAAATCCAGTGCCGCCGAATTCATGCAATACCGCTTGCCCGTTGGCGCAGGACCATCATCAAAGACATGGCCAAGGTGTGCCCCGCACTGGGCGCAGAGCACTTCGGTGCGTGACATCCCGCCCGAAGTATCTTGGTGAGTGCGGATATTTAACCCGGATACAGGAGCAGAGAAGCTGGGCCAGCCGGTGCCGGAATTAAATTTGGCAGCCGATTCGAACAGATCAGTGCCGCAACAGGCACAGGTATAGATGCCATGTTCTTTCCATGCATGATATTTTCCGGTGAATGCGTATTCTGTGCCCTGTTTTCGCGCCACTTCAAACTGTTCCGGAGTCAGAATCGCCCGCCACCCCTCATCGGTTTTTACCACCGGAGGTACCTGTTCTGTTTTTCCCGTGCGGGCATGGTAAATAGGAATTGTCTCGTGACCGTTCATTTCCCTTTCATCCTTTATCTTCTGTTAACGACTTACGTGGATGAGACAAGGCATAGAGCTTTGGTTTGAGGAAAAACAGAACAACAGGGATCAGAACCCGAAGAATCCTAGGATCCGGGCCTTTGCATCCTTGTGGAAGATCTTTGCACCTTCCTTTATATTGCGCACATCTTCTACGGTGTAGAGAATGTCCGGATATTCCCGTGAGAGTATGCCCATCAGCCTTCCTAATTCCGAGCGGGGCACAATCATAAAGACAATTGTCACGGTAGAGGAGAAACTGCCCGTTCCCTCGATTCGGGTCATACCATACCCGAGGGTGGCAAGCTCGGTGATGAGCGGCCGGGGATCAACCGGGATGAAGATCCGGACGATCACATACCCCAAGGAGATCATCTTTTCGATCTCCATACCGAGCAGTGTCCCGAGACCATAGCCTGCAAGGTAAGCGAAGAGGTTTAAGTAATCCGACAGGTTGGTGAGCACCAGACCGGTTGAGAGCAGCCAGATACCGGTTTTAATGATACCGATACATGCGGCAAGGTTCGCATGTCCCCGGTTGATATAGATCGTCCTGACCGTTTCAAGACTGGTCTCAACGATCCGGGCGATAAGGATGATGAAGGGTAATACCAATCCTCCCAGGACAACCGGTTCCATCCCGCACCACACTCTTAATCATAATAATCATACGGGGGGTCTTGAATAGATTGCGGAATAATCCGGGAATTTCCTGACCGGCCAGAGTGTTTTGCCAAAAGGGATAGGATTTTTTGAGGATATAATCCGGGAGTCTTTTTAAAGATCGCTGTCCTTATACGGGCGATTCATTTTTCATCATTGCTTCGAGTCTCAACGCAATCTGCTGGAGCGTGTTAACTTCAAGGAAGATGAGAATATTTCCAGCGATCTTGTGCTCATCCGAGGTCAGTTTGACTTTGAAGAGGATCACATCGTCCACTTCAACGGTCATCTGAGCGATCAGGGAGGTGATGGCCGCATGCGCCATGTCAACTACCAAGACAGGAGGTGAGGGGAGCATCCCGAGGCCAATGAGATCAGATGCAGCGCTTAAAAATGATGAGACCATAATATTTCCGACTTCGATAATCGCACTCTGGTCCATCTCGCTGAAAGGGTGTTCGACTTCGGAAGGCCATGGTACCATTTTACTTTGTGAATCGATTCCCTGCACAATATTTGCGGTCCGCTTGGCAGAATCCCGGGGGAAATGCAGAACTAAAAATCCCCCATGGGGGATCTCGCCCTGGAGCTCAAAGATGACCATGGTGGTCAATTCATCGGTAAGAAATTCTCCCACCTTAGAGATATCGATAATATCAATCTTCGGCACGCTCATGCCGATGTTGGTATTGAGCATCTGCGAGAGCGTGGTAGCCGAATGTGCAGAACCAATATTGGCAAGTTCCTGCAACGCATCCATCTGTACTGCGGTAAATT of the Methanomicrobiales archaeon HGW-Methanomicrobiales-1 genome contains:
- the uvdE gene encoding UV DNA damage repair endonuclease UvsE is translated as MRIGYPCINRSIGCTASNTFRLASYSEERLKETVSKNLACLSRILAYNVMHGMLFFRITSDLVPFASHSICKFPWHEHFAGDFQRIGEYIRENRFRISMHPDQFVLLNALDKGVLQRSIADLVYQVQVLDLMGLDGAAKVQIHVGGVYGDKLLSMDRFADQYELLDPVIKNRLVIENDERLYTIRDCLALHERTGIPVIADSFHHALHNNGERFSDLLRSLKATWKTHDGIPMVDYSSQEPGKRVGAHAEHIVPEEFRQFLHETMLADFDIMLEIKDKEKSALSALEIARSDPRLVIRKTTKT
- a CDS encoding chemotaxis protein CheC, with protein sequence MEFTAVQMDALQELANIGSAHSATTLSQMLNTNIGMSVPKIDIIDISKVGEFLTDELTTMVIFELQGEIPHGGFLVLHFPRDSAKRTANIVQGIDSQSKMVPWPSEVEHPFSEMDQSAIIEVGNIMVSSFLSAASDLIGLGMLPSPPVLVVDMAHAAITSLIAQMTVEVDDVILFKVKLTSDEHKIAGNILIFLEVNTLQQIALRLEAMMKNESPV
- a CDS encoding flavin reductase family protein; this encodes MGKISAGRNVFVYPMSVTLLGTLVDKKPDFMALGWITRVNADPPTVGCGVGRHHHSIRGIEENKTFSINFPSAEMMEKTDYCGLVSGRNTDKAALFDVYYGELKTAPMIAECPLSLECRLQTTVENPTNNFYIGEIIASYTEEKYLTDSKPDIKKLNPLLLTMPDNRYWTVGDCAGKAWSAGKKLVHE
- a CDS encoding magnesium transporter CorA; translated protein: MQSTPQIPQISGPIPLSFCIILSKDGRIDRLVDRPLEEYLTAIRDASIAWIDCSTSDDEKEIEQIALDAGFSKIPIPKLTTGFYSAYEDYDTELGIMLPSATVKAEKMSVHPLFVLIRDNFILTFHSQEINRLLRFSRYAPQFFKKIAEEPVVDKITMVLERIIDENNDRNFEYLREIEMHGDQISKSLIEENLAKRKIAHDIYRMKHVLIDYLNVLWATKDVVDSLRYGDADLITNNEKLLGRIGILSDNIDRHIELSEQMSNVLSSGLEVMQSIYNNQLQSMNNRFALVTAYLTVLGTAFLVPNTIATIAGSGIMEGTMAAQWWYLPLLILSTVIATAVSLLWVLHVWGMKADD
- a CDS encoding ferritin, translating into MKTDDAKKIISMAIDREVEAYTFYRGIADKVKDSALKSLFTELAGDEKKHREFLQGMLTKDIAKMHFDPSHDYKVGDSLATPALSVDMKPLEGLVIAIKKELEAVQMYTQLANLSKDIETQLLFSQLANMERGHKARLEDVYTNMAFPEVW
- a CDS encoding YbhB/YbcL family Raf kinase inhibitor-like protein, producing MVRRNAYYPACSCQVMDNRRSMLPAVILIVLLISSGCTTNVQSSSVPDSPTPGQPGYPQTPSSAPSDAFTLTVDSLVSGSALPEVYSCKGASESPAVSWVGVPVGTKSLVLILEDPDASSGTFTHWLVYNIPVGSNTIPGGQTARKVLENGAQQGDTSAGSRGYYPPCPPIGTTHRYIFRLYAVDIDITQPTADRESIDMALQGHTIAKAEFLTTFTR
- a CDS encoding manganese efflux pump MntP, which codes for MDFLTPVVIGIGLSMDCFAVSLAIGTTTKTRLIYAAVIIAVFFGVFQGGMTVIGWMAGSSVIGYISAYDHWIAFILLAIVGGKMILEGVRGGEEEAHIEVVQLVPVIVLSLATSIDALAVGVSFGVLQTAVLIPAIIMGFVCFAISFAGVMLGERLEDILGKKMEIIGGIILILIGINILAEHMVW
- a CDS encoding dsRNA-specific ribonuclease encodes the protein MDADDRAEIEQILGYHFFEPQHLIRALTHPACANELLQQNKRCMDQEAYSTLGDAVLKTGLILYLMEKGLETKGEITVNKELVEKNETLAKVGKRLKIKRFIRLGRGEKELMRLGEETILADTLEALIGAIFLDSDAGFGVVKQCIGLWFEPELRKIKKGAVTKPAEIPLISRPLSSPRRGAPRAKKLQSRSPWRG
- the msrB gene encoding peptide-methionine (R)-S-oxide reductase, which codes for MNGHETIPIYHARTGKTEQVPPVVKTDEGWRAILTPEQFEVARKQGTEYAFTGKYHAWKEHGIYTCACCGTDLFESAAKFNSGTGWPSFSAPVSGLNIRTHQDTSGGMSRTEVLCAQCGAHLGHVFDDGPAPTGKRYCMNSAALDFYKTS